The following DNA comes from Planctomycetota bacterium.
CAGGACCAGTGGGAGTTCGAAGAGCAGTGCAAGGTGCTGGCCAGGGTGGGGGTGGAGGGCCTGGTGGTCTGCTGCGGCGGCATCGAACGCGGCACGCTCCGGCGTCTCTCGGTCACGCCTGCCGCCGATCTGTGCGGCGAGGCCGACCCGCAGCGGCAGCTCCAGGGCGCGCTCGATGCGCTCCTGCGGCGCCGCCCCGCCGCGCGCGTCGCCGCCCTGCCCGATGGGCCCTACATTCTTGCTGAAGTGGATCCCCGCTAGGAGCCTGTCCAGGAATCCCCGTGGGCTGCGTTGCCGGCGTCAGCGGGCTGGATGCGAGGCGCGGCGACGCAGGCGATGCCCTGGAATGCATCGCCTTCTCCTCGCTCCTTGCGTGTGGCCCGAATCGGCGGCGTCGCAGCCTCGCGCGGATTCTCGGACAGGCTCCTAGCCCAGCCGTTTCAGGGCCTCGGCCGCGTCGCGGTCGCCCCGGCGGCTCGACACGCGGTACCACTGGCGCGCCTTCTCGAGGTCCTTCGGCACCCCCTCGCCGTGCTCGTAGGCGTGGGCGAGCCAGAACGCCGCGGTCGGACAGCCCTGGTTCGCCGCCTGCTGGTAGAAGGGGATCGCCTTCGCGTAGTCCTGCTCGACCCCGTGGCCGTTGCGATAGCAGTAGCCCACGTCGCACAACCCGCTGTTGTGCCCCTGGGCCGCG
Coding sequences within:
- a CDS encoding tetratricopeptide repeat protein, giving the protein MPKSEPSHVAALRRRAEAGDANAQYELGCVYYEGNGVERDYAEALKWYRAAAAQGHNSGLCDVGYCYRNGHGVEQDYAKAIPFYQQAANQGCPTAAFWLAHAYEHGEGVPKDLEKARQWYRVSSRRGDRDAAEALKRLG